A single genomic interval of Lathyrus oleraceus cultivar Zhongwan6 chromosome 7, CAAS_Psat_ZW6_1.0, whole genome shotgun sequence harbors:
- the LOC127101245 gene encoding phosphoenolpyruvate carboxylase produces the protein MTGRKIEKMASIDAQLRLLAPGKVSDDDKLVEYDALLLDRFLDILQDLHGSDIRETVQDCYELSAEYEGNNNPQKLEELGEMLTGLDAGDSIVIAKSFSHMLNLANLAEEVQVAYRRRIKLLKKGDFADENSAITESDIEETFKRLVNQLKKTPLEVFDALKSQTVDLVLTAHPTQAVRRSLLQKHGRVRDCLTQLYAKDITPDDKQELDEALQREIQAAFRTDEIRRTPPTPQDEMRAGMSYFHETIWKGVPKFLRRIDTALKNIGINERIPYNAPVIQFSSWMGGDRDGNPRVTPEVTRDVCLLARMMVANLYFSQIEDLMFELSMWRCNDEIRSRAEELYSSAKRDAKHYIEFWKQVPPTEPYRVILGDVRDKLYNTRERARQLLANGSSEIPQESTFTNVEQFLEPLELCYRSLCACGDQPIADGSLLDFLRQVSTFGLSLVRLDIRQESDRHTDVMDAITNHLEIGSYREWSEERKQEWLLSELGGKRPLFGPDLPKTEEIADVLDTFHVIAELPSDSFGAYIISMATAPSDVLAVELLQRECGVKQPLRVVPLFEKLADLETAPAALARLFSIEWYRNRINGKQEVMIGYSDSGKDAGRFSAAWALYKAQEELIKVAKEFGVKLTMFHGRGGTVGRGGGPTHLAILSQPPDTIHGSLRVTVQGEVIEQSFGEEHLCFRTLQRFTAATLEHGMHPPVSPKPEWRALMDEMAVIATKEYRSIVFQEPRFVEYFRCATPEMEYGRMNIGSRPSKRKPSGGIESLRAIPWIFAWTQTRFHLPVWLGFGAAFKHVIEKDPKNLQVLQDMYNQWPFFRVTLDLVEMVFAKGDPGIATLYDKLLVSDELWSFGERLRSSYDETKRFLLKVAGHRDILEGNPYLKQRLCLRESYITTLNVLQAYTLKRIRDPDYHVTLRPHLSKDYIESSNPAAELVKLNTTSDYAPGLEDTLILTMKGIAAGMQNTG, from the exons ATGACAGGTAGGAAAATTGAGAAAATGGCTTCCATTGATGCTCAGTTGAGGTTGCTAGCTCCGGGTAAGGTGTCTGATGATGATAAGCTTGTTGAATATGATGCTTTGTTGCTCGACCGTTTTCTTGACATTCTTCAGGATTTGCATGGGAGTGATATCAGAGAAACG GTTCAAGACTGTTATGAGCTGTCTGCTGAGTATGAAGGGAACAATAACCCTCAGAAGTTGGAGGAACTTGGGGAAATGCTGACCGGTCTTGATGCCGGGGATTCGATTGTCATTGCCAAGTCATTTTCCCACATGCTTAACTTGGCCAACCTGGCAGAAGAAGTTCAAGTTGCCTACCGAAGAAGGATTAAGTTATTGAAGAAGGGCGATTTTGCTGACGAGAACTCTGCCATCACTGAGTCAGACATTGAAGAGACCTTCAAGAGGCTTGTGAATCAACTGAAGAAGACTCCCCTTGAAGTCTTTGATGCTTTGAAGAGCCAAACTGTTGATTTGGTTCTAACTGCTCATCCTACTCAGGCCGTTCGTAGATCTTTATTGCAAAAGCACGGAAG GGTAAGAGATTGTTTGACACAGTTGTACGCAAAAGATATTACACCAGATGATAAGCAGGAACTTGACGAGGCTTTGCAAAGAGAG ATTCAAGCTGCATTTCGTACAGATGAAATTCGAAGAACTCCTCCTACACCACAAGACGAGATGAGGGCAGGAATGAGCTACTTTCATGAGACAATCTGGAAAGGTGTACCAAAATTTTTGCGCCGCATTGACACTGCTCTGAAGAACATTGGCATCAATGAACGCATCCCATATAATGCTCCTGTTATTCAGTTCTCTTCATGGATGGGAGGAGATCGTGATG GCAACCCCAGAGTAACTCCTGAAGTTACAAGGGATGTGTGTTTGCTGGCTAGAATGATGGTTGCTAATTTATACTTCTCTCAAATTGAGGATCTCATGTTTGAG TTGTCTATGTGGCGTTGCAATGATGAAATACGAAGTCGTGCAGAGGAACTCTACAGCTCAGCAAAAAGAGATGCAAAACATTATATTG AGTTTTGGAAACAGGTTCCTCCAACTGAGCCATATCGTGTTATTCTTGGTGATGTGAGGGACAAGCTATATAATACACGTGAACGTGCCCGGCAGTTATTAGCCAATGGAAGCTCTGAAATACCTCAAGAGAGTACCTTCACAAATGTTGAACAG TTCCTGGAGCCTCTTGAACTATGTTATAGGTCACTCTGTGCGTGTGGTGATCAGCCGATAGCTGATGGAAGCCTTCTTGATTTCTTGCGGCAAGTTTCCACATTTGGGCTTTCACTTGTGAGACTTGACATCCGTCAAGAGTCAGATAGGCACACTGATGTTATGGATGCTATAACAAACCACTTAGAGATTGGATCTTATCGAGAATGGTCTGAGGAACGCAAACAAGAATGGCTGTTGTCTGAGCTCGGTGGAAAGCGTCCTCTCTTTGGCCCTGATCTTCCTAAAACTGAAGAAATTGCTGATGTTCTGGATACCTTCCATGTCATTGCTGAACTTCCTTCGGACAGCTTTGGTGCTTATATCATTTCAATGGCAACAGCCCCATCTGATGTGCTTGCTGTAGAACTTTTGCAACGTGAATGTGGCGTGAAGCAGCCCTTAAGGGTTGTCCCATTGTTTGAAAAGCTTGCTGATCTCGAGACTGCTCCTGCTGCACTAGCCCGCCTATTCTCAATAGAATGGTATAGAAACCGTATCAATGGAAAGCAAGAAGTTATGATAGGATACTCAGACTCGGGAAAAGATGCTGGCCGTTTCTCTGCAGCTTGGGCGCTGTACAAGGCTCAAGAAGAACTTATAAAGGTTGCCAAGGAGTTTGGCGTTAAGCTTACAATGTTCCATGGAAGAGGTGGGACTGTAGGAAGAGGAGGAGGTCCCACTCATCTTGCTATATTATCTCAGCCACCAGATACTATTCATGGTTCACTTCGGGTTACAGTTCAAGGTGAAGTAATTGAACAGTCATTTGGAGAGGAGCACTTGTGCTTCAGAACACTTCAGCGTTTCACTGCTGCTACACTTGAGCATGGAATGCACCCTCCCGTGTCACCGAAACCAGAATGGCGTGCCCTCATGGATGAGATGGCTGTCATTGCAACAAAGGAGTATCGCTCCATTGTTTTTCAGGAGCCTCGTTTTGTTGAATACTTCCGATGT GCAACTCCTGAGATGGAGTATGGAAGAATGAACATAGGCAGTCGCCCGTCAAAACGAAAGCCAAGTGGAGGAATTGAATCACTCCGTGCTATCCCTTGGATCTTTGCCTGGACTCAGACAAGGTTTCACTTACCAGTATGGCTTGGCTTTGGGGCTGCTTTCAAACATGTAATTGAGAAGGATCCAAAGAATCTCCAAGTGCTTCAAGATATGTATAATCAATGGCCATTCTTCAGGGTCACTCTTGACTTGGTTGAGATGGTGTTTGCCAAGGGAGACCCAGGGATCGCAACTCTTTATGACAAACTTCTAGTGTCAGATGAACTGTGGTCATTCGGAGAGCGATTAAGGTCTTCATATGATGAAACCAAGAGATTTCTCCTCAAG GTTGCTGGACACAGAGACATCCTTGAAGGAAATCCTTACTTAAAGCAAAGACTTTGTCTCCGTGAATCTTACATCACAACTCTCAATGTGTTGCAAGCCTACACATTAAAGCGAATCCGCGATCCTGATTACCATGTGACGTTGAGGCCACATTTGTCCAAGGACTACATTGAATCAAGCAACCCAGCAGCAGAGCTTGTGAAGCTCAACACTACAAGCGACTATGCTCCTGGTTTGGAGGATACCCTTATTTTGACAATGAAGGGTATAGCTGCTGGCATGCAGAACACTGGTTAA
- the LOC127100976 gene encoding protein CONSERVED ONLY IN THE GREEN LINEAGE 160, chloroplastic: MVVMNYYNCVTCAATPMSQDSPLPHPRQTKVILPNKKPMKWSTGMAPGEYGGPPTTTKLRKYWGGEDPDPLASDDYMWNKDFVPRFKRMIQPPQTPLEPSPSKEVPYGFLSLNRAMSLDSMDVDLSKELSAPANPIVQQQIETPTIANESESKRVKWRLAPTRREQDKWNRAAKAATDGTDVMFRELRKSRENPEVLAAQYREQYDKLKKRLQVLTLGIGGVGLVSTYISYSPEIAASFGAGFIGSLAYIRMLGSSVDSLSSNGSRALIKGAVGQPRLLVPVILVMIYNRWNAILVPEYGIMHLELIPMLVGFFTYKIATFAQAIEEVITVASKKNINISSKG; the protein is encoded by the exons ATGGTAGTTATGAACTACTACAATTGTGTAACATGTGCAGCAACACCAATGTCACAAGATTCACCATTACCACACCCAAGACAAACCAAGGTTATCCTTCCCAATAAAAAACCCATGAAATGGTCCACTGGTATGGCTCCTGGTGAATACGGTGGTCCTCCAACAACCACCAAGCTTCGCAAGTATTGGGGTGGTGAGGATCCTGACCCTTTGGCTTCTGATGACTATATGTGGAACAAGGATTTCGTTCCTCGTTTCAAAAGGATGATTCAGCCACCTCAAACTCCCCTTGAACCTTCTCCTTCAAAG GAAGTACCTTATGGGTTTCTTAGCTTAAATAGAGCCATGAGCCTCGACAG TATGGATGTTGATTTGAGCAAAGAACTCTCAGCTCCTGCAAATCCTATTGTACAGCAGCAAATAGAGACGCCGACTATT GCGAATGAAAGTGAAAGCAAGAGGGTAAAATGGAGATTGGCACCAACACGCCGTGAGCAAGACAAATGGAATAGAGCTGCCAAAGCTGCAACTGACGGAACC GATGTGATGTTTCGGGAATTAAGGAAATCTCGTGAAAATCCCGAAGTATTGGCTGCTCAATACAGGGAGCAGTATGATAAG TTAAAGAAGAGGTTGCAAGTGCTTACGTTAGGTATAGGCGGCGTTGGTCTGGTTTCAACTTATATTTCTTATTCTCCTGAGATTGCAGCTAG CTTTGGTGCTGGCTTTATTGGTTCTTTGGCATATATCCGCATGCTGGGAAGTAGCGTGGATTCACTAAGTTCAAACGGTTCAAGGGCCCTTATCAA AGGAGCAGTTGGGCAACCAAGATTACTGGTTCCTGTTATATTGGTCATGATTTATAATCGATGGAATGC GATTCTTGTTCCAGAATATGGTATTATGCACTTAGAATTGATTCCAATGCTAGTTGGTTTTTTCACATACAAAATAGCAACTTTTGCTCAAGCTATAGAGGAGGTGATTACTGTTGCTTCAAAGAAGAACATAAATATATCATCCAAGGGCTAG